The following are encoded in a window of Amaranthus tricolor cultivar Red isolate AtriRed21 chromosome 2, ASM2621246v1, whole genome shotgun sequence genomic DNA:
- the LOC130806089 gene encoding 3-oxoacyl-[acyl-carrier-protein] synthase, mitochondrial, which produces MATHQWRRFGFLRSHFHFYRFVSYSSISQSSYIPSSHHRRRVVVTGLGMVTPLGCGVETTWKKLNEGECGIRKLVIDDLKLDGFDADTRAHVYDQLTSKVAAIVPSGNQHGQYNEDLWIKEHRSVSRFIGYALCATDEALRDSNWLPTEQIDKERTGVSIGGGMGSMSDIVDAAQLICEKRLRRLSPFFVPRILINMASGHVSMKYGFQGPNHAAVTACATGAHSIGDAARMILFGDADVMVAGGTEASTDALSIAGFCRLKALSTKYNSAPWEASRPFDCGRDGFVIGEGCGVMVLEELRHAKERGAKIYAELCGYGMSGDAHHITQPHNDGRGAILAMTSALKQSGIHPKQVDYVNAHATSTPLGDAIEAAAIKVAFGEHAKSGALALSSTKGAIGHLLGAAGSVEAIFTVLAIHNGIAPLTLNLSQPDSVFSDGFMPLTASKQMSIRTAMSNSFGFGGTNTSLLFTKSS; this is translated from the exons ATGGCGACTCATCAATGGCGTCGGTTTGGCTTCCTACGTTCTCACTTCCATTTCTATCGTTTTGTATCATATTCATCAATCTCACAATCTAGTTACATTCCTTCTTCGCATCATCGTCGCCGTGTTGTTGTCACCG GTTTAGGAATGGTAACGCCTCTTGGCTGTGGAGTTGAGACAACTTGGAAGAAACTAAATGAAGGTGAATGCGGAATCAGAAAATTAGTTATTGATGATCTTAAGTTGGATGGATTTGATGCTGATACTCGAGCTCATGTTTATGATCAATTAACTTCTAAAGTTGCTGCTATTGTACCTTCTGGTAATCAGCATGGTCAATACAATGAAGATTTGTGGATTAAG GAGCATAGGTCAGTTTCAAGGTTTATAGGGTATGCACTATGTGCTACTGATGAAGCACTTAGAGACTCAAATTGGCTTCCAACAGAACAGATTGATAAAGAAAGAACT GGGGTATCCATTGGTGGTGGTATGGGGAGCATGTCTGACATTGTAGATGCTGCACAGTTGATATGTGAAAAG CGCCTTCGGCGGCTGAGTCCTTTCTTTGTTCCTAGGATATTGATCAATATGGCTTCTGGTCATGTAAGCATGAAGTATGGATTTCAG GGACCAAATCATGCTGCTGTGACAGCTTGTGCGACTGGAGCACATTCCATTGGAGACGCTGCTCGCATGATTCTATTTGGAGATGCAGACGTCATGGTGGCTGGAGGAACAGAGGCCAGTACTGATGCCTTATCCATTGCAGGATTTTGCAG GCTGAAAGCTTTGTCCACAAAGTACAACTCTGCCCCATGGGAAGCCTCTCGACCTTTTGATTGTGGACGTGATGGGTTTGT AATTGGTGAAGGCTGCGGTGTTATGGTACTGGAG GAACTTCGACATGCGAAGGAGCGTGGGGCAAAAATTTATGCGGAGCTTTGTGGCTATGGGATGTCAG GTGATGCACATCATATAACTCAACCTCATAATGATGGAAGAGGCGCCATTCTGGCTATGACTAGTGCTTTGAAGCAG TCAGGTATTCACCCTAAACAAGTGGATTATGTAAATGCTCACGCTACATCAACACCTTTAG GTGATGCCATAGAAGCCGCTGCCATCAAAGTAGCATTTGGTGAGCATGCCAAATCTGGTGCTTTGGCATTATCTTCGACAAAG GGTGCCATTGGACATCTTTTAGGGGCAGCGGGATCTGTAGAAGCCATTTTCACTGTCTTAGCTATTCATAAT GGAATTGCACCATTAACTCTCAATCTTTCCCAGCCAGATTCTGTATTTTCCGACGGTTTCATGCCATTAACTGCATCTAAACAAATGAGTATTAGGACAGCTATGTCGAATTCTTTTGGTTTTGGGGGAACAAACACATCGTTGTTGTTTACTAAAAGCTCTTga